A single Stutzerimonas stutzeri DNA region contains:
- the mksE gene encoding Mks condensin complex protein MksE, whose protein sequence is MNIDLKEMTQLAPIFRELFKGYHLSRSEPECYAQLSNMQDQYRTLFKALGFELVCDPRGFYYFVPEQMGAQVNKTAQRLALFTFILVEHLADQGRDPLAVLDGGTLGRDELPALLDKYRDLFAQAEVTTQDELEEKIIRRLTQLGFAEDSNGIYRFLPPMHRFLDVCLSVQQDRDLAANLHSSDLPLPAPQLIAEQDEEVDEIILLDRLPDETEEQALARAIAEEKELEA, encoded by the coding sequence ATGAATATTGACCTGAAGGAAATGACTCAGCTGGCGCCGATCTTTCGCGAGCTGTTCAAGGGCTACCACCTCTCTCGCAGCGAGCCGGAGTGTTACGCCCAGCTTTCCAATATGCAGGACCAGTACCGCACGCTTTTCAAGGCGCTCGGTTTCGAGCTGGTTTGCGATCCCCGTGGGTTTTATTACTTCGTACCCGAGCAAATGGGCGCCCAGGTCAACAAAACGGCCCAGCGCCTGGCGCTGTTCACCTTCATTCTGGTCGAACATCTTGCCGACCAGGGCCGTGATCCGTTGGCGGTGCTCGACGGTGGAACCCTCGGCCGCGATGAACTCCCTGCCTTGCTGGACAAGTACCGGGACCTGTTCGCGCAGGCCGAAGTGACGACCCAGGACGAGCTGGAAGAAAAAATCATCCGGCGCCTGACGCAGCTGGGTTTCGCCGAAGACAGCAACGGCATCTACCGTTTCCTGCCGCCCATGCATCGCTTCCTCGACGTCTGCCTGTCGGTCCAGCAGGACCGTGATCTGGCAGCCAACCTGCATAGCAGTGACTTGCCGCTGCCAGCCCCACAGCTGATCGCCGAGCAAGACGAAGAGGTAGACGAAATCATCCTCCTGGATCGTCTCCCGGACGAAACCGAAGAACAGGCCCTGGCTCGCGCCATCGCCGAAGAAAAGGAGCTTGAAGCATGA
- the can gene encoding carbonate dehydratase has product MSDLDQLFENNARWAEAITEEDPNFFAKLAKQQVPEYLWIGCSDARVPANEIVGLLPGDLFVHRNVANVVLHTDLNCLSVIQYAVDVLKVKHILVTGHYGCGGVRASMRDDQLGLIDGWLRTIRDLYYEHREHIASFPTEEAQVDRLCELNVIQQVANVSHTSIVQNAWHRGQPLAVHGCIYGIKDGIWKNLNVTISSSEQLPPQYRLRPFRPV; this is encoded by the coding sequence ATGAGCGATCTTGATCAGTTATTCGAGAACAACGCGCGCTGGGCAGAAGCCATCACCGAGGAAGATCCGAACTTCTTCGCCAAACTGGCCAAGCAACAAGTGCCGGAATACCTCTGGATCGGCTGTTCGGACGCTCGCGTCCCGGCCAACGAGATCGTCGGCCTGCTGCCAGGTGATCTGTTCGTCCATCGCAACGTCGCCAACGTCGTGCTGCACACCGATCTCAATTGCCTCTCGGTCATCCAGTACGCGGTCGACGTGCTGAAGGTCAAGCACATCCTGGTCACGGGACACTACGGCTGTGGCGGCGTGCGGGCCTCCATGCGTGACGACCAGTTGGGCCTGATCGACGGCTGGCTGCGTACCATTCGCGACCTCTATTACGAGCACCGCGAGCACATCGCCAGCTTTCCGACCGAGGAAGCGCAGGTGGATCGTCTCTGCGAGCTGAACGTCATTCAGCAGGTCGCCAATGTCAGCCACACCAGTATTGTCCAGAACGCCTGGCATCGAGGCCAACCATTGGCCGTCCATGGCTGCATCTACGGCATCAAGGATGGCATCTGGAAAAACCTGAATGTCACCATCAGCAGCTCCGAGCAACTGCCTCCTCAATACCGCCTACGCCCATTCCGTCCAGTCTGA
- a CDS encoding DMT family transporter translates to MDNRNIWAVAGLLLAVLCWSGNALVARAFHDAIPPLTLAFWRWALASCLLLPFVARSIWEHRATLRIAGWRLPVIAALGVSSYNSLLYSAAQSTEAINLTLVNTCLPLFTFIGGGLLLSEWPARRAWFGMAIAAGGLIYLISRGSWAAFSSLSFQTGDLIMLLAVAVWALYTLLLRRWGRYLQLPPLTLLGVLMLIGMPMILPFYLFELNQVGGFSPNPTNLAVIAYTAIFASLVAYLSWNHGVKTVGAAKAAMATYLMPVFTACLGWLVLGEGLQLFHWIGGGLIFAGLLLATRPATPMAIR, encoded by the coding sequence ATGGACAATCGTAATATCTGGGCCGTCGCCGGCCTGCTGCTCGCTGTGCTCTGCTGGAGCGGCAACGCGCTGGTGGCGCGAGCCTTTCACGACGCCATCCCGCCGCTGACTCTGGCGTTCTGGCGCTGGGCGCTGGCGAGCTGCCTGCTGCTGCCATTCGTTGCACGCTCGATATGGGAACACCGGGCAACGCTGCGAATTGCAGGCTGGCGCCTGCCGGTCATCGCCGCCCTGGGGGTCAGCAGCTATAACTCGCTGTTGTATTCGGCCGCGCAGAGCACCGAAGCCATCAACCTCACACTGGTCAACACCTGTTTGCCGCTGTTCACCTTCATTGGTGGCGGGCTGTTGCTGAGTGAATGGCCGGCGCGGCGAGCCTGGTTCGGCATGGCAATCGCTGCGGGCGGCCTGATATATCTGATCAGCCGCGGCAGCTGGGCCGCGTTCAGCAGCCTGTCCTTCCAGACCGGCGACCTGATCATGCTGCTGGCGGTTGCGGTATGGGCGTTGTACACCCTGCTTTTGCGGCGCTGGGGCCGTTACCTGCAGCTGCCGCCGCTGACGTTACTGGGTGTGCTGATGCTGATCGGCATGCCGATGATCCTGCCGTTCTACCTGTTCGAGCTGAACCAGGTAGGCGGTTTCTCCCCGAATCCAACCAACCTCGCCGTCATCGCATACACCGCCATTTTTGCCTCGCTAGTGGCTTATCTTTCATGGAACCACGGCGTCAAAACCGTAGGCGCGGCAAAAGCAGCGATGGCGACCTATCTGATGCCGGTGTTCACGGCGTGTCTAGGCTGGCTCGTACTCGGCGAAGGGTTGCAGCTGTTCCACTGGATCGGCGGCGGCTTGATCTTCGCCGGACTGCTGTTGGCAACCCGGCCTGCCACGCCCATGGCCATCCGCTAG
- a CDS encoding energy transducer TonB encodes MIGERRRRAFLDAMQVTSWLPRAELPFAAPSRPEILQFVEPVTEPAPASAHEQPSVQPVPSAPASVVTPVLTASPAADAVRAAMPRISKPEPKQPAVNIGEAQAPVVEQTPSMPPPRFALQLLRAGNVLLLVELPTGEPFQSRDPAYILLKDLLRAARLPDRPQQVGDGEPIRWPLLHRGSLDQGAEAARDYVQGVVAAELEGMGCACIWLVGTPALRFAGEVEMDACYRELHIDGVGHALAMPGLEHLMEQPGSKAALWKAMRRSMSRWITGL; translated from the coding sequence TTGATCGGCGAGCGCCGGCGTCGGGCCTTTCTCGATGCCATGCAAGTCACCAGTTGGCTGCCGCGAGCGGAACTGCCGTTTGCGGCGCCGTCACGGCCGGAGATTTTGCAATTCGTCGAGCCGGTAACCGAACCTGCGCCCGCCTCGGCGCATGAACAGCCCAGTGTGCAGCCGGTCCCGTCGGCACCCGCTTCTGTCGTGACACCAGTGTTGACGGCCAGCCCTGCGGCGGACGCGGTCCGCGCGGCCATGCCGCGCATCAGCAAGCCGGAACCAAAACAACCGGCTGTGAACATCGGCGAGGCGCAGGCGCCAGTGGTCGAGCAGACGCCCTCGATGCCCCCGCCGCGCTTCGCCCTGCAACTCCTGCGCGCCGGCAACGTGCTGCTCCTGGTTGAGCTGCCAACGGGCGAGCCGTTCCAGAGCCGCGACCCGGCGTACATTCTGCTCAAGGATCTGCTGCGTGCGGCTCGGTTGCCCGACCGCCCGCAGCAGGTTGGCGATGGCGAGCCGATTCGTTGGCCGCTGTTGCACCGCGGCAGTCTCGATCAGGGGGCCGAAGCTGCACGCGATTACGTGCAGGGTGTTGTCGCTGCCGAGCTGGAGGGCATGGGTTGTGCCTGTATCTGGCTGGTGGGCACGCCAGCGTTGCGCTTCGCAGGCGAAGTGGAAATGGACGCTTGCTATCGCGAGTTGCATATCGACGGGGTCGGTCACGCCTTGGCCATGCCAGGCCTTGAACATTTGATGGAGCAGCCCGGCAGCAAGGCCGCGTTGTGGAAGGCAATGCGGCGCAGCATGTCGCGTTGGATTACCGGTCTATGA
- a CDS encoding 2-isopropylmalate synthase, giving the protein MSSNDRVIIFDTTLRDGEQSPGASMTGEEKLRIAKALERLKVDVIEAGFAIASPGDFAAVKAVADHIKDSTVCSLARAVDADIERAAQALAGANSGRIHTFIATSPIHMQYKLRLQPEQVVEQAVRAVTKARNLCADVEFSCEDAGRSDIDFLCRIIEAAIDAGARTINIPDTVGYAIPHQYADTIRHLLERVPNADKAVFSVHCHNDLGLAVANSLAAVVAGARQVECTINGLGERAGNAALEEIVMAIKTRQDLLDVHTRIETEHILSASRLVSGITGFPVQPNKAIVGANAFAHESGIHQDGVLKHRETYEIMSAQSVGWNANKMVMGKHSGRAAFRSRLEELGIVLAGEGELNAAFARFKELADKKHEIFDEDLQALVSDTLAEDVQEHFKLVTLEVASKTGEVPDARLVLSVDGNELPASAQGSGPVDATFKAIESVVDSGATLQLYSVNAITKGTDSQGEVTVRLEKGGRIVNGNGADTDIVVASAKAYLNALNLMQVGAKAHPQVAGV; this is encoded by the coding sequence ATGAGCAGCAACGACCGCGTCATTATCTTCGATACCACCCTGCGAGACGGTGAGCAGAGTCCCGGCGCCTCCATGACCGGCGAAGAAAAGCTGCGCATTGCTAAAGCGCTCGAACGCCTGAAAGTGGACGTGATCGAGGCTGGCTTCGCCATTGCCAGTCCAGGCGATTTTGCTGCCGTCAAGGCGGTGGCCGACCATATCAAGGACAGCACCGTGTGCAGTTTGGCTCGTGCCGTCGATGCCGATATCGAGCGCGCCGCTCAGGCGCTGGCAGGAGCCAACTCAGGGCGCATCCATACGTTCATCGCCACCAGCCCGATCCACATGCAGTACAAGCTGCGCCTGCAGCCTGAGCAGGTGGTCGAGCAGGCCGTACGCGCCGTTACCAAGGCTCGCAATCTATGCGCCGATGTTGAGTTCTCGTGCGAGGACGCCGGGCGGTCGGACATCGACTTCCTGTGCCGCATCATCGAGGCGGCGATCGATGCCGGTGCGCGCACTATCAACATCCCGGACACCGTCGGCTATGCCATTCCGCATCAGTACGCCGACACCATTCGCCACTTGCTCGAGCGGGTTCCCAACGCAGACAAGGCGGTGTTCTCGGTACATTGTCACAACGACCTGGGGCTGGCGGTTGCCAACTCGCTGGCAGCGGTCGTCGCGGGAGCGCGGCAAGTGGAATGCACCATTAACGGGCTGGGCGAACGCGCCGGTAACGCGGCGCTGGAAGAGATCGTCATGGCGATCAAGACTCGCCAGGATCTGCTCGATGTGCACACGCGTATCGAGACCGAACATATCCTCAGCGCCTCCCGGCTGGTGTCCGGTATCACCGGGTTTCCGGTGCAGCCGAACAAGGCGATCGTGGGTGCCAATGCCTTTGCGCACGAGTCCGGCATCCATCAGGACGGCGTACTCAAGCATCGCGAGACGTATGAAATCATGTCCGCGCAGTCGGTGGGTTGGAACGCCAACAAGATGGTGATGGGCAAGCATTCCGGTCGTGCCGCGTTCCGTTCTCGACTCGAGGAGCTGGGCATCGTCCTGGCGGGCGAAGGTGAGCTGAACGCAGCCTTTGCCCGCTTCAAGGAGCTGGCCGACAAAAAGCACGAAATATTCGATGAGGACCTCCAGGCGCTGGTCTCGGATACCCTCGCCGAAGACGTGCAGGAACATTTCAAACTGGTGACGCTTGAGGTGGCGAGCAAAACCGGCGAAGTGCCGGACGCCAGGCTCGTGCTCAGTGTCGATGGCAACGAGCTGCCTGCATCGGCGCAGGGCTCGGGGCCGGTCGACGCGACCTTCAAGGCCATCGAGTCGGTGGTCGACTCCGGGGCTACGCTGCAACTGTATTCGGTCAATGCCATTACAAAAGGCACCGATTCCCAGGGTGAAGTCACAGTGCGTCTGGAGAAGGGAGGGCGCATCGTCAATGGCAACGGTGCCGATACCGATATCGTGGTGGCATCCGCCAAGGCTTATCTGAACGCCTTGAATCTGATGCAGGTTGGCGCCAAGGCGCATCCGCAGGTGGCCGGGGTTTGA
- the mksB gene encoding Mks condensin complex protein MksB translates to MIEPKRVLRALAEHWTLLEPLCERFDAGTLSLIELRHQLAAQLPEGTPTDITALLDQWIRLDILVPVAKSPNRFELNAQIHDFLAYLRREHRLGLCLEIEAYLRHLERLAGHIQDAFEIRDGQDLARQLRLLDMRVRDVLKKLANDEQALIGVADRAKTSDRQIPLRQRYAEVLATWDEYVEPMIQLVAADGAFEQGVYRVEQVLLRLLGEQQRLGQLVDDDLLLRTHARILDMQSTAQLTLRHARELLLPLREEARRHNAVTRGAALALSAIRKKGLDAVPQASLPLFTRPQSTFLGSASQVEAYVYALARFEPKPAQFPRAGIKRNTDTPRSPLTAREMLDRCQQALPLPDLMQWLLEQEPEGATDELLYWFSRLSRDARFQRDRLERREYLTREHHVSLSSFALLANAGD, encoded by the coding sequence ATGATCGAACCCAAGCGCGTACTGCGTGCCCTCGCCGAACACTGGACGTTGCTCGAGCCGCTGTGCGAGCGCTTCGATGCCGGCACCCTGAGCCTGATCGAGCTCCGCCATCAGCTCGCCGCACAACTGCCGGAAGGCACGCCCACCGATATCACCGCCCTGCTCGATCAGTGGATCCGTCTGGATATCCTGGTCCCGGTGGCGAAAAGCCCGAACCGCTTCGAGCTCAACGCTCAGATCCACGATTTTCTCGCCTATCTGCGACGCGAGCATCGCCTAGGTCTGTGCCTGGAAATCGAAGCCTACCTGCGCCATCTCGAGCGCCTCGCCGGACATATCCAGGACGCTTTCGAAATCCGCGACGGGCAGGACCTGGCTCGCCAGCTGCGCCTGCTCGACATGCGCGTGCGTGACGTACTGAAAAAGCTCGCCAACGACGAACAGGCATTGATCGGTGTGGCTGACCGGGCCAAGACTAGCGATCGGCAGATTCCGCTCCGCCAACGCTATGCCGAAGTACTGGCGACGTGGGACGAGTATGTCGAGCCCATGATCCAGCTCGTTGCAGCCGACGGGGCCTTCGAGCAAGGCGTTTATCGCGTCGAGCAAGTGTTGTTGAGGCTGCTGGGTGAGCAACAGCGGCTCGGTCAACTCGTCGATGACGACCTGCTGCTACGTACCCATGCACGCATCCTCGACATGCAGAGCACCGCCCAACTGACGCTGCGCCATGCCCGAGAGCTGTTACTGCCGCTGCGTGAGGAAGCGCGTCGGCACAACGCCGTGACCCGTGGCGCGGCGCTGGCCCTGTCAGCGATCCGCAAGAAGGGGCTGGATGCGGTTCCACAGGCGTCTCTGCCTTTGTTTACGCGGCCCCAAAGCACCTTTCTCGGCTCGGCCAGCCAGGTCGAAGCCTATGTTTACGCATTGGCGCGCTTCGAACCGAAACCTGCACAATTCCCGCGAGCGGGTATCAAGCGGAACACCGATACGCCGCGCTCACCCCTCACGGCAAGGGAGATGCTCGACCGCTGTCAACAGGCGCTGCCCCTGCCGGACCTGATGCAGTGGCTGCTGGAGCAGGAGCCGGAAGGCGCAACCGATGAGTTGCTCTATTGGTTCTCTCGCCTGTCTCGCGATGCACGCTTCCAGCGCGACCGCCTGGAGCGCCGCGAGTACCTGACGCGAGAGCATCACGTCAGCCTTAGCTCATTTGCCCTGTTGGCCAACGCCGGTGACTGA
- a CDS encoding LysR substrate-binding domain-containing protein, translated as MKTTLDELQAFTAVIDSGSISAAAVQLGQTASGISRALSRLEAKLATTLLRRTTRRLELTEEGGAFLAQARRILEAVEEAEEQMSRRLQHPAGRLRVNASAPFMLHVLVPLVDGFRRRYPDIELELHSSDQIIDLLEHRTDLALRHGPLRDSTLRARPLGRSRLRVVASPHYLARCGTPQRVEQLTAHSLIGFTQPESLNQWPLRHPLGETWPAVPSLWASSGETVRQLALAGEGIACLSDFMTARDRADGTLVEVLAESNVQVLQPIHAVYYRNTALAVRITCFLDYLGECLAEQAWTHHG; from the coding sequence ATGAAAACCACGCTCGACGAGCTGCAGGCCTTCACGGCCGTGATCGATTCCGGTTCCATTTCCGCTGCCGCGGTGCAGTTGGGACAGACGGCCTCGGGCATCAGTCGCGCCTTGAGCCGGCTCGAAGCGAAGCTTGCGACCACCTTGCTGAGGCGCACGACCCGGCGTCTGGAGCTGACGGAGGAGGGCGGCGCTTTCCTGGCGCAGGCGCGGCGAATTCTTGAAGCGGTAGAAGAGGCCGAAGAGCAGATGTCGCGGCGCTTACAGCATCCAGCAGGCCGCCTGCGAGTCAATGCGTCGGCGCCCTTCATGCTGCACGTGCTGGTGCCGCTGGTTGACGGTTTTCGCAGGCGGTATCCGGATATCGAACTGGAACTGCATAGCAGCGACCAGATCATCGATCTGCTCGAGCATCGCACCGACCTGGCACTGCGCCACGGCCCGTTGCGCGATTCGACGTTGCGAGCCCGGCCCCTGGGCCGCAGCCGGCTGCGTGTGGTGGCCAGTCCGCACTATCTGGCGCGCTGCGGTACGCCGCAGCGGGTCGAGCAGTTGACGGCGCACAGCCTGATTGGCTTCACCCAGCCGGAGAGCCTCAATCAGTGGCCGCTGCGCCATCCACTTGGCGAGACTTGGCCGGCTGTGCCGAGCCTGTGGGCGTCCAGCGGCGAAACGGTGCGGCAGTTGGCCTTGGCGGGGGAGGGCATCGCCTGTCTGTCCGATTTCATGACCGCCCGGGATCGTGCCGACGGCACGCTGGTGGAAGTCCTGGCAGAGTCGAACGTCCAGGTGCTGCAGCCGATCCATGCGGTCTACTATCGCAACACCGCGCTGGCGGTACGCATCACCTGTTTTCTGGATTACCTGGGCGAGTGTCTCGCTGAGCAGGCCTGGACGCATCACGGATGA
- the otsB gene encoding trehalose-phosphatase — protein MNTLNDQPGLEVRRCAFFFDVDGTLAEIQPRPELVSIPPRSLVALEHLQLSEIPMAVISGRPLSQLDELLSPLRLPAAGVHGAERRSADGELRNLTLDSALFETIGQALATACAQHPGLLLENKTIAFALHYRLAPELEDIARVLAEDFVKRYGDVLTLQPGKCVYELKPRGASKGEVIRTFMQEAPFKGRTPVFIGDDVTDEAGFKVVNELGGMTIKVGAGPTEAKQRLDSVDAVGAWLESLLSALSEQPENPTEPD, from the coding sequence ATGAACACACTAAATGACCAACCCGGGCTAGAGGTCCGGCGCTGCGCTTTTTTCTTCGACGTCGACGGTACGCTGGCAGAGATACAGCCCCGTCCCGAACTCGTTTCCATCCCACCTCGCTCGCTGGTTGCACTGGAACACCTGCAGCTCAGTGAGATTCCGATGGCGGTCATCTCCGGGCGTCCGCTCAGCCAACTCGATGAGCTGCTTTCGCCCTTGCGCTTACCGGCCGCCGGCGTACATGGCGCCGAGCGGCGCAGCGCCGACGGCGAGCTGCGCAATCTGACGCTAGACAGTGCCCTGTTCGAAACCATCGGGCAGGCCCTTGCAACGGCCTGTGCCCAGCACCCTGGTCTTCTGCTCGAAAACAAGACCATCGCTTTCGCCTTGCACTACCGTCTGGCGCCGGAGCTCGAAGACATCGCTCGTGTCCTGGCCGAAGACTTCGTCAAGCGCTACGGTGACGTGCTGACTCTGCAGCCGGGCAAATGCGTGTACGAGCTCAAGCCCCGCGGCGCCAGCAAGGGCGAGGTGATCCGAACCTTCATGCAGGAGGCTCCGTTCAAAGGACGGACGCCTGTATTCATCGGTGACGATGTGACCGACGAAGCGGGTTTCAAGGTCGTCAACGAACTGGGCGGAATGACGATCAAGGTGGGTGCCGGTCCGACCGAAGCCAAACAGCGTTTAGACTCGGTAGACGCGGTTGGCGCCTGGCTCGAAAGCCTGCTCAGCGCCCTTTCAGAACAGCCGGAAAATCCAACAGAACCAGACTGA
- the otsA gene encoding alpha,alpha-trehalose-phosphate synthase (UDP-forming): protein MSRLVVVSNRVAPIKAGKVAAGGLAVGVYDALRQAGGIWFGWSGDVSSTPHTNSETIGNITYVTLGLTKQDYDQYYRGFSNATLWPIFHYRIDLARYNRQEYEGYRRVNAMLAEKLKPLLKPDDIIWIHDYHLIPFAEACRQLGIRNRIGFFLHIPFPPPEILTVIPPHNELLKTLCFYDLIGFQTETDRLAFQDYMTREVRGVLEPDGSLTAYGQNFRAGVYPIGVVPDEIYDLAESYKSRRKPMRRTTDVARKKIISVDRLDYSKGLVERFKAYEAFLERFPEHRRAVEFIQIAPTSRSDVKTYQHIRQQLESAAGHINGWLSDLDWTPLHYLNKSHDRRVLMGLFRNADIGFVTPLRDGMNLVAKEYVASQDPEDPGVLVLSRFAGAARELTSALIVNPYDCIGMAEALDRALRMSLTERKDRYEHMMRAIRAADLDAWRDNFLRDLRAFSSRPRAQVQSNPLFTV, encoded by the coding sequence ATGAGCCGACTAGTAGTGGTTTCCAACCGAGTAGCGCCGATCAAGGCGGGGAAGGTCGCTGCTGGCGGGCTTGCAGTTGGCGTCTACGACGCACTGCGCCAGGCCGGAGGGATCTGGTTCGGCTGGAGCGGCGACGTAAGCAGCACGCCGCATACCAACAGCGAGACCATAGGCAACATTACCTACGTCACGCTGGGGCTGACCAAGCAGGACTACGATCAGTACTACCGTGGCTTTTCCAACGCGACGCTGTGGCCAATCTTTCACTACCGTATCGACCTGGCGCGCTACAACCGCCAGGAATACGAGGGCTACCGACGAGTCAACGCCATGCTGGCGGAGAAACTGAAGCCGCTACTCAAGCCCGACGACATCATCTGGATCCATGACTACCATCTGATTCCCTTTGCCGAAGCCTGCCGGCAATTGGGCATCCGCAATCGCATCGGCTTCTTCCTGCATATCCCGTTTCCGCCGCCTGAAATCCTCACCGTTATCCCGCCGCACAACGAGTTGCTCAAGACGCTCTGCTTCTACGACCTGATCGGCTTCCAGACCGAAACCGACCGACTGGCGTTCCAGGATTACATGACGCGCGAGGTGCGCGGCGTTCTAGAGCCCGACGGCAGCCTGACCGCTTACGGACAGAACTTCCGTGCCGGCGTCTATCCGATCGGCGTTGTCCCGGACGAAATCTACGATCTGGCCGAGTCCTACAAGTCCCGTCGCAAGCCCATGCGGCGCACCACTGACGTGGCGCGCAAGAAGATCATCAGCGTCGACCGCCTGGATTATTCCAAGGGGCTGGTGGAACGTTTCAAGGCCTATGAAGCCTTTCTCGAGCGCTTCCCGGAGCACCGACGTGCGGTCGAATTCATCCAGATCGCGCCGACATCGCGTTCCGATGTTAAAACCTATCAGCACATCCGGCAGCAGCTGGAAAGCGCGGCGGGCCACATCAACGGCTGGCTTTCCGACCTTGACTGGACGCCGCTGCATTATCTCAACAAGAGCCATGACCGACGCGTGCTGATGGGCCTGTTCCGTAACGCCGACATTGGCTTCGTGACGCCACTGCGCGACGGCATGAACCTCGTCGCCAAGGAATACGTCGCTTCGCAGGACCCGGAAGATCCGGGCGTGCTGGTGCTGTCGCGCTTTGCCGGCGCCGCTCGCGAACTGACCTCGGCACTGATCGTCAACCCCTACGACTGTATCGGCATGGCCGAGGCCCTGGACCGCGCGCTGCGCATGTCTCTCACCGAACGCAAGGATCGTTACGAGCACATGATGCGTGCGATTCGTGCCGCGGACCTCGATGCCTGGCGCGACAATTTCCTGCGCGATCTGCGCGCTTTCTCTTCCCGGCCCCGTGCGCAGGTGCAATCGAACCCGTTGTTCACCGTCTAA
- a CDS encoding metallophosphoesterase, with translation MNRRSLVGMVLIGLHVFVGVTLIPGLSLGALGSVLAWVYLVCSAVVMRYGVLVRGSGSAWLAWTGLLAMGIFSSLAIFSLLRAFTLALSSLLGWESPAYAQGSAWAVIGAVVAVTLLGVFNARRTARVVERDIALRNLPDALDGFCIVQLSDIHVGPTIKQGYADAIVKRTNGLAADLAVITGDLVDGSVTELAGDIAPLAQLKARHGVYVVTGNHEYYCGVDHWIDEFERLGLRVLLNRHVRIEHDGAELVLAGIADYSAELFRPSHRSDPVGAFSGAPTDVPRILLAHQPRSAKAAVEAGCDLQLSGHTHGGQFWPWMYFVRWQQPWVAGLQRVGSMQVYISRGTGYWGPPLRFGAPSEITRIRLVKAGH, from the coding sequence ATGAACAGGCGGTCGTTGGTCGGGATGGTGCTGATTGGTCTCCATGTGTTCGTCGGCGTCACGCTGATTCCCGGTCTCTCACTCGGGGCGCTGGGCAGCGTGTTGGCGTGGGTGTATCTGGTGTGCTCTGCAGTCGTGATGCGTTATGGCGTGCTCGTGCGGGGATCGGGCAGTGCCTGGTTGGCTTGGACCGGGTTGCTGGCAATGGGGATATTTTCCAGCTTGGCGATCTTTTCACTGCTGCGCGCCTTTACGCTGGCGCTGTCATCGTTACTGGGCTGGGAATCGCCAGCGTATGCGCAGGGTTCGGCGTGGGCAGTCATCGGTGCCGTCGTCGCGGTAACTCTGCTCGGCGTGTTTAATGCGCGGCGAACGGCTCGAGTGGTCGAGCGCGACATTGCATTGCGAAACCTCCCCGATGCGCTGGATGGATTCTGCATCGTGCAGCTCAGCGACATTCACGTGGGCCCGACGATCAAGCAGGGCTACGCCGATGCGATCGTCAAGCGGACCAACGGGCTGGCAGCGGACCTGGCTGTCATCACCGGCGATCTTGTCGATGGCAGCGTCACGGAGCTGGCCGGGGACATCGCGCCGCTGGCGCAGCTCAAAGCCCGGCATGGTGTGTACGTGGTTACCGGCAACCATGAGTACTATTGCGGCGTGGATCATTGGATCGACGAGTTCGAGCGCTTGGGTTTGCGGGTATTGCTTAACCGGCATGTGCGCATAGAGCATGACGGGGCTGAGCTGGTCCTGGCCGGCATCGCCGATTACTCGGCCGAACTGTTCAGGCCAAGCCATCGAAGCGATCCTGTCGGGGCGTTCTCCGGCGCGCCTACCGATGTGCCCCGAATCCTGCTGGCCCACCAGCCGCGGTCAGCGAAGGCAGCGGTCGAGGCGGGCTGCGATCTTCAATTGTCGGGCCATACGCACGGCGGGCAATTCTGGCCATGGATGTACTTCGTGCGCTGGCAACAGCCGTGGGTGGCCGGCTTGCAGCGGGTTGGGTCGATGCAGGTCTACATCAGCCGGGGTACAGGCTATTGGGGGCCGCCGCTGCGCTTCGGCGCGCCGTCGGAGATCACCCGTATCCGGCTGGTGAAAGCCGGCCACTGA
- the rimI gene encoding ribosomal protein S18-alanine N-acetyltransferase gives MSDAVSFRRMTAADIETVLKIEYAAFSHPWTRGIFNDALSAYECWVMFEGEQQVGHGVINVIIDEAHLLNITVKPQSQGRGLGLRLLEHLMQRALERGGRECFLEVRASNTSAYRLYERYGFNEVGRRRAYYPAADGREDALVMACTLLD, from the coding sequence ATGAGCGATGCAGTCAGTTTTCGCCGCATGACGGCGGCGGATATCGAAACCGTGCTGAAAATCGAATACGCCGCTTTCAGCCATCCCTGGACCCGTGGCATTTTCAACGATGCCCTGAGTGCCTACGAATGCTGGGTGATGTTCGAAGGCGAGCAGCAGGTCGGTCACGGAGTGATCAACGTCATCATCGACGAGGCACACCTGCTCAACATCACCGTCAAGCCCCAAAGCCAGGGGCGCGGGCTGGGGTTGCGGCTGCTCGAACATCTGATGCAACGGGCGCTGGAGCGAGGCGGGCGCGAGTGCTTTCTCGAAGTACGTGCCAGCAACACGTCGGCCTATCGGCTGTACGAGCGTTATGGCTTCAACGAAGTCGGCCGCCGCCGCGCCTACTATCCCGCTGCCGACGGCCGGGAAGACGCACTGGTGATGGCCTGCACGCTGCTGGACTGA